GGAAAAGCTAGTAACTGGACATTGAGTGTagattatttcattttacaaatcAACATTCCATGGTGGACCTGCCCTATTGTTTGGAACCCATTTCAACCCTCCATGCATTTTTAAACGACTCTGCACATTCAAATCAGGGTTACAATCGGCCTTTATATCGTGTTTCCCTGAACCTTCCCTCTTCTCTGTGCAGACAACAATGAATGTGCTACAGACCCCAATCTGTGCGGCTCCAATGGTGCCTGTCAGAACACTCCAGGGAGCTTCAATTGCGACTGCCAGCGGGGATTCTCATTAGATCCCAACGGACAAGCCTGTGAAGGTCTGACAACAATTGATACCAACCTCAGTGTCAGCTGATTCATTAAAGAAACTTGGCTCTTACTGTagttttgttgtatgtttgtctgtgacAGATTTGGATGAGTGCGATGGTAACCACAGGTGTCAGCATGGCTGTCAGAACCTGGTGGGTGGATACAGGTGCAGCTGTCCACAAGGCTACCTACAGCACTACCAGTGGAACCAGTGTGTGGGTGAGTAATACCGCTGTTCtttttattagcaaatataaaaatTCTTTCCTTTTGGGGCATCCTGATGACTTGGTTGCCAAAGTATGTACCGTGCAGCCTTGATGTTCTGGACTGGAGCCCGGCCCTGagcctttttaaaacaagttatCCATCCTTCAACTCTTTCCTGCCActcttaaaatataaatatgtcaaaattgtttttcctttcctctggAAGTTCAACCCCTTTCCTTACTGTGATAAGGTCATAGGCtgggacaaaaaacaaataataaaaggaaGGTGGCGCAAAACATCAAGTGGTGGTTGTGCATAAATTCATTTGAAATATAATTTGATAATAGGCATAGAAAAAGTAATTATGTGgcacagtgtgtatgtgtcttggTGTATACCccaaaataaagcacatttgtTAGTTACACCTCTATTTTTAGTTGAATCTCTATTATTGACATATTGACATTCATGGCAGAATTTCCCAGTATTGTTTGTGTCCTTCAACTGGAATGGCCTTGTTTGTTTACTTCCTGTCAACTTCCTGTGACCCAGATGAGAACGAGTGTATGAACAGCCAGATCTGCGGGGGAGCGTCATGCCACAACACCCTGGGGAGCTTCCGCTGCCTCTGCCCCACCGGCTTTAACTACGAGCAGACGGACGGAGGCTGCTCAGACGTCAATGAGTGCTCCACCAGCCAGAACCCCTGCAAGTTCGGCTGCTCAAACACAGACGGGGGCTACCTCTGTGGATGTCCGCCTGGATACTTCCGTGCCGGACAAGGGTACGTCAGTGAACGACCGTGAAAACTGTCTGTAGACGTTTCTAGTTGACTGATGGCTTTGTCCTCGTTTCAGGCACTGTGTCACAGGTTTGGGCTTTACTAGTGGCGGCTCCAGTGTTGAACAGGGAGGTGAGGTGGATGATAACTCTCTGTCTCCTGAGGCCTGCTATGAATGTAAGGTCAACGGCTATCCCAAGAAGGGACGCAAACGTCGCAGCACCAACTCTTCACAGGATCCTCTGGAAGACATGCAGGTAATCTGTCTGCCTGAGAACACACTGAGGACGCAGAGGTAATGAGGAACTTTAGGGTTACCCACCTGAGGGTACTTAACATTCAACAATTAAACAGGGCCGGTGCTTTATAAACTCATCCCGGTTATTTCTGACTCAAATTAGGTGTGTCACGatttcaataaattaaaaaataaaaacagacactgCGTATTTTaccggctggtagcatgcagctgaAGACACAGGGTAATGTTAGCTTACCAGTAGCCTGCAGTTGCTCTTCGGAGTCAAAGATGAAGGAGAAACAACCAAACTGGAAAATCCTCCTGCGTCCGTGAGTGAGTTatggtaacaaacaacaaaggtaAATCATGTAGACTTCATGGTGCGTTCATATAATCTCGGTAAACTAATGGTGCTTTCATTTGCACCTCGTAAATTTTGAAAAACTCCAACTGTTGTAAAGTAcccttctgccatctagtggctctTCTTGTGGCATTGCCGTCACTGCtgaaaagcaaatgtttttaaatcataattaaaTTATGGATATGGAAAATCGTGACACCCCAACTTAATATGTATAAATTAGAgtattaaataaaagaagaacgGTAAAGGCTTCAGCTAATACTTAGAACTGTATTCTTGGCACGGTGGGAAAGGCCTTGTAACAGAGTTATGACGTACAGgttgtgaaataaaatttaCCAACAGTTATATAATAAATATCTaagtatttcaaatattttagaAACCTCGTCTTTGGTTTCCGCTCAACCCTTTCTGAGGGTGGGAGGGGACGCATCGACAGAACACAGGATCTCGCTATTGCTAAAATTCTGACAACAGCtctgtttaaatgtaattgtattacACTTTGTCCCTTTACCTCTCTTGATTAATGACagaaaacatactgtactgtagaaTCATATACTGTATCCATTAAAATCAGTTGTTTCTTCCTGCAGCTGACTGAGGAGGTCAGCCTGGCGAGTGTGGACATTGAGGACACCCTGCAGCTCCACCTGAACATTAGCGACTTAAGCAGCCGTGACCACATCCTTGAGTTCACCCCGGCCTTATCCACCCTCAGTGACCACGTGCGTTACAGCATCGACTATGGAAACGAAGAAGGCTACTTTAAAATCAACCAGAGAGAGGGCGTCAGCTACCTGCATCTGAGCAAGAAGAAGGCCCTCCCCCCAGGGGCGTACTACCTTCAGATCAGCAGTATGCCTCTCTACAGGAAGAAGGAGCTGGCTGAGCTGGAGGACCGACACGATAAAGACTACCTCACAGGACAGCTGGGAGAAGTACTGAAGATGAGGGTGCAGATCCTCCTCCATTAACCATCACAAGACTGAGACGGGCAGATGTTGCAGGCAGCTGCTAATCCAGTGTTAGGCTCACATTTCTCAAAAAGGCCAAACATCTCTGACTCTGGATCAGCGGTTAGGGACAACTTCTACTTGCTCAAACAGGGAGAAGGGCTCGCCACCAAAGAGACaagaagggggtggggggagggacTTTGTCATTTGATTGCCAAAGATGATTCTACATATCATAGATACCATTTATGTAGAAAATACTAGCTGAATGAGGCAGAATGAGATAATTCAGTCAAGAGAAGAACATATTGCCCTGACACACAACTTCAGCTGTGTGAGAAGCACTATCCATAGTGTAAATGGTTTTCATTGTAGGGTTTAATGTTGTATGATATGTGGAATCAGGTGCCATATTGAAGGGCATGAGGACTGAGTTCCAAAGGCCGAGTTTTCTAGAACTCACCTTAGATGGAAGAAAGGGGTGAGTCCAAATAGTctgcaatacatttatttcctcCCCTCAGGTATTAACTGAACAAACCTGGATAGTGTAAACACATTTGTCCTTCCCAAGATATTAATTTCAATGGAGttaagatggaaaaaaagattatgAGAATGTTTAGATTATGAGAGGAAAAGAACCCACTATGGACTATTGAGATGTAGCCATGTCTGAGCTTGAATGACTCCTActgcatatttaaacaatacTTTTCCATTTTTCCCCGACTAGAATAATTCATATTTACTGGTGCTAGCAACACAACCACAGACTTCTAAATGCACTGTACTACTATACAAAACCCAGTAGTTAACAAGATACAATCCCATTGGTCATTCTGAAGATTTCATGTCTTTGCAACAGTAACAGTTAACTTCAAAGCCTGTCCACTCTCCCCTATACTTcatgtaaattgtgtttataCTGTAATAATCGATGCCACTTTTAATCTATGAAGCATTTGTAAACTAGAGGAAGCCCCTGGGATAGAAGGGGTTTGTAATGGTGCTTATAATGACCAACTACTTCCTTTGTTAActgtgtatacatacacacacctgcacacacacacatacacatattgaTGATGCCAAACCTGGGCCTTCATGATTATGCACTGAGGTCTTCGTGGCCACACATTCCTCTCACAATTACAATCAGTGCCGCGTTGCCACAGACCCGCCTGACACCAGTCTGTGTTCTCTGTTCACATCAGTGAGGGTTTAGTTGTAaattcacaataaaaacacatttttggtgTATGTATTTAATGCTGTGCTTTGCCCTTTTATCCAGATTTACTTATTGTGACTGAGTTGCACAGAAAGCTGCTAGCCCTATGTAAGCAATCCTTTTTCGTCAGTTGTGTGTAACCCAAGTAAAGTGCAACAAGATCTCTGAATGTTTAACTCGTCAAACCCACATTACCCCAACAGATCCGGCCATGGAGTTGAGCAGATAGAAGATGCAATTCTTGTCCTGCACTGCCCCCATGTGGAGATTTGgaacttgtatttttttctttgcaggaGGTCAGACAAGAAGTTCATCTGACAGAACCCAAAACTAACAGTCTCAGTAAAGACCCACGACTCTccaaagatacaaaaaaaataactttattaaaactaatctatatatttaaaacatttacatttggagTTTTCAGTTGCGTCCAGTTGATCCAAAACCTCCGTCACCACGCTCCGTTTCGTCAAGTGTCTGAAAGAACACAGCCATGCcgtttattttaatataatctGATGAcattcacattaaataaaacctactactactactactggtAAAGCCACACACATCCGACAGTGTTGGCAAAATAACCTTCATGGGGCGTaaatcagtgtttgtttttactgttttagaGAGGGGTCGATTCGACTTAATGAATTTGAAGATGTACTTTGCGGTGTTAAATTGCATTGTTGTATAGCGATGTTTGTTATTTAGCCTTTCCTCTGATATAAATGGGGTAGgcaaaataatagaaacaccAGTCAGTATAACGAGAATATTTAACAGAACCACACACCACATTCTCAAATGATCATTAAGTTGAATAAACACTTCTCTCAACATTATAACCTTCATGAAGCTCAGATTTATTTCTGAGACTGTTGTATTGAACTGCTAGTTTTAgctaggtgtacctaataaaactggcaactgagtgcATTTATGAAATGGTATGTTATGTACAGTTTACCTTTTGCTCCACCAGATCTGGGTAGCAGATCCTCTCACACACCAGCTGAGCAACTCTGTCCCCCTTTTTGACTGCAAAGAGGAACGGAAGAAGATGAGACAATCATTCTTAATCTGTTCGGGGAAGTATTGCTGGTACCTTTGATAAAAAGGTGAGgttacattttacagatgcCACAACTTACCATCAAATGTGTCCTTGCTGAAGTTGAAGAGCACAACTCCCACATTTCCTCTATAGTCTTCATCTACAACTCCAGCTGAGGAGAACATACAGAGACATTAGAGAAATTTAAATGCTTGACATGACAAGTGTTAAAACTTTACCTGGGATAGTCTGTTGAATAAGCGAAGACTCACCACCAACATCAATAAAGTGTTTTGCTGCTAGCCCAGACCTTGGTGCTGAGAAAGACAAAATGGTATGAGACAGTTAAGACATGTTGTTCTGCCACTGGTGTATCTTTGAGTGAATTCACGTACATTGAAAGTAGAATAGACACAACAGGAAAAACATGTAACAACCGGATTTGCAGGGTTGCATCAGTATGTAAAACACTCACCCACTCTCCCATAGCAGCCATGTGGAACTGCTATCTGGATGTCTGTCTTCACAATGGCCTTATCCATGGGACCGATGGTGTAATCATATGCACTGTTAAAGTTCAGAGAATTAAGGtttattatattcatataaCTTTCATAACGCTTGTATACAAGACAACGTTTAGTAAATAGATTTAATCTGTGTAGGAGCACAAGCCAAATGTTCACACAGACTTGAAGTGAAATTTACAgttacaaacacagacacaca
The Etheostoma cragini isolate CJK2018 chromosome 1, CSU_Ecrag_1.0, whole genome shotgun sequence genome window above contains:
- the dut gene encoding deoxyuridine 5'-triphosphate nucleotidohydrolase, mitochondrial isoform X2 — its product is MPALDVTDASAISPSKRARTETKPAEDRAVLKFARLSEHATTPTRGSTKAAGYDLYSAYDYTIGPMDKAIVKTDIQIAVPHGCYGRVAPRSGLAAKHFIDVGAGVVDEDYRGNVGVVLFNFSKDTFDVKKGDRVAQLVCERICYPDLVEQKTLDETERGDGGFGSTGRN
- the dut gene encoding deoxyuridine 5'-triphosphate nucleotidohydrolase, mitochondrial isoform X1, producing MRRMLLTDFQLKCSAIFDAAPYVLGREFHVQTPTLNKDVTDASAISPSKRARTETKPAEDRAVLKFARLSEHATTPTRGSTKAAGYDLYSAYDYTIGPMDKAIVKTDIQIAVPHGCYGRVAPRSGLAAKHFIDVGAGVVDEDYRGNVGVVLFNFSKDTFDVKKGDRVAQLVCERICYPDLVEQKTLDETERGDGGFGSTGRN